In Necator americanus strain Aroian chromosome IV, whole genome shotgun sequence, the following proteins share a genomic window:
- a CDS encoding hypothetical protein (NECATOR_CHRIV.G16538.T1), which translates to MLNCLSSQDASKMFERNAECLRTRTETLDVEKLWSRIAMIINQCTERRYLRIRGYSNRDEIKVHVMPNEEAILDEYACSIISLGVGRDIQVETKMKKDMPMCAFYGADPIKEPNQEMYEEIGVFYHIAVGGKNGTSEASVLEPDTANYRIREVNHVDIATFLRSFIGKQIIDQLMIDIEGGEYDVFPFLLKGGDIERTNVVLCQLNIEIHLPDYAQKAQFFEFFVELLDDARYMPLVADTMLGHIRLYILNYEHPECTERYINGE; encoded by the exons ATGTTGAATTGTTTGTCTTCACAGGACGCATCTAAGATGTTCGAAAGGAATGCAGAGTGCTTGCGAACACGAACGGAAACTTTGGATGTGGAAAAG CTATGGAGCAGAATCGCCATGATCATCAATCAGTGCACAGAGAGGCGGTACTTACGGATTCGAGGATACAGCAATCGCGACGAAATAAAAGTGCATGTGATGCCGAACGAAGAG GCAATTTTGGATGAATATGCGTGCTCAATAATTTCACTAGGAGTTGGCCGAGACATTCAAGTGGAgacgaagatgaagaaagacaTGCCTATGTGTGCCTTTTACGGCGCTGACCCGATAAAGGAACCCAATCAAGAGATGTACGAGGAA ATCGGCGTCTTCTATCATATAGCAGTTGGCGGGAAGAACGGCACGTCAGAAGCGTCAGTACTGGAACCAGACA CTGCCAACTATCGCATCCGTGAAGTCAATCATGTCGACATTGCAACCTTTCTACGAAGTTTCATCGGAAAACAG ATAATTGATCAGCTGATGATCGACATTGAGGGCGGAGAATACGACGTCTTCCCATTCCTATTGAAAGGTGGTGATATTGAAAGGACGAACGTTGTATTGTGTCAG TTAAACATTGAGATTCATTTGCCAGACTACGCACAGAAAGCAcagtttttcgaatttttcgtaGAACTTTTGGATGATGCAAGGTATATGCCATTAGTAGCTGATACTATGCTTGGTCATATCAG ATTGTACATTCTCAACTATGAACATCCAGAGTGCACAGAACGATACATTAACGGAGAATAG
- a CDS encoding hypothetical protein (NECATOR_CHRIV.G16538.T2) — translation MIDIEGGEYDVFPFLLKGGDIERTNVVLCQLNIEIHLPDYAQKAQFFEFFVELLDDARYMPLVADTMLGHIRLYILNYEHPECTERYINGE, via the exons ATGATCGACATTGAGGGCGGAGAATACGACGTCTTCCCATTCCTATTGAAAGGTGGTGATATTGAAAGGACGAACGTTGTATTGTGTCAG TTAAACATTGAGATTCATTTGCCAGACTACGCACAGAAAGCAcagtttttcgaatttttcgtaGAACTTTTGGATGATGCAAGGTATATGCCATTAGTAGCTGATACTATGCTTGGTCATATCAG ATTGTACATTCTCAACTATGAACATCCAGAGTGCACAGAACGATACATTAACGGAGAATAG